GCCGGATCATCCGCACCAACCCCTCTCACATTCTCGCCCGCGCCGTCGAGTATCACGGTTTCGTCTATACATCCGGCGTGCTCGCGCACGATCTTGGCAAAGACATCAAAGGTCAGACCGCCGAGATCCTGGCCGAAATCGACGCTACTCTTGAACTCCACGGCACCGATAAGACTCGCCTCCTTCAGGCGCAGATCTGGCTCAAGCATATCAGTGATCGCGCCGCGATGAACGAAGTGTGGTCAGCGTGGCTGCCCAAGGATGGTGCGCCAGTTCGCGCCTGTGTCGAGGCGGC
This portion of the Acidibrevibacterium fodinaquatile genome encodes:
- a CDS encoding RidA family protein, whose product is MSRIIRTNPSHILARAVEYHGFVYTSGVLAHDLGKDIKGQTAEILAEIDATLELHGTDKTRLLQAQIWLKHISDRAAMNEVWSAWLPKDGAPVRACVEAALADPRALVEIMVVACK